DNA from Candidatus Eisenbacteria bacterium:
AATTCACAAATCCAGCGGATGGGTTCCGCGGCGCCGCGGGAGAGCGCCTTCGCCAGGGACCGGCGATCTGCATCAAAGAGCGGATGCTCTTCCAGCGCCCGCATGGGCACGCTTTTCTTTTTATGGCGAACATCCATGGCGCGGCGCCGGCAGATCGCCTCGAGATGTGTCACACGATGATCCTCTTACCCCTGAAATCCGCGTGAGAATTCCTTCAGATGATTCAGTTTCTTCAGTGCTTCGCTGGAATCGAGACTCTCCCGGGCCTGCTCGATCCCTTCGGTCATGCGCGCGGCATGTCCGATAGTGACCAGGGCGGCGGCCGCATTGAGAACCACCGTTTCCCGGGCGCCGCCGGTGACCTTGCCTTCGAGGAGCGCTTGCAGCCAGGCGGCATTTTCGGTGGGCGTTCCGCCGGACAGCTCCGCCATGGAGACGCGCGGCATCCCGATCTGGGAGGCGTCCAGCGAGCGGAGTCGCGGTTCTTTCCAGCCGCGGCGGACTTCATAGAGCAGATTGGGCCCGGAGAGGGAAAGTTCATCCAATCCGCCGTGCCCGTGAAAGACGATGGCCCGTTCCGTACCGAGATGCTGAAGGACACGGGCCAGCGGCAGGGCAAGCTCCGGGGAATAAACACCGAGGACTTGGTACCCGGCCCCCGCGGGATTTGTTAATGGCCCGAGAATGTTAAATATGGTGCGTACGCCGAGTTCCCGGCGCGGGCCGATCGCGTGGCGCATGGCGGTATGCAACTTCGGCGCGAAGAGAAAACTGATCCCCACCTCGTCAAGACAATGCCCCAGCGCCTCGCTGCTCAGATTGAGATTCACACCCAGAGCCTCGAGAACATCGGCGCTGCCCGACCGGCTGGATACAGAGCGATTCCCGTGTTTCGCCACGGCGACGCCGGCGCCGGCGGCGACCAAAGCCGCGGCGGTTGAAATGTTCACTGTGCCGCGGCCGTCGCCGCCCGTGCCGCACGTATCCAGCAATGGTTTGCGATCCGTTGTTACCTTCTGGACACAGTCCCGCATGGCGAGCGCGGCTCCGGCGATCTCTTGCGGCGTTTCACCCTTCATCCGCAGAGCCACAAGCAAAGCCCCGATCTGCCCCGGTGTGGCGGCGCCGCCCATCACGGCCGACATCGCGCTCCGCGCCTCATCTCGCGATAGATCTTCTCCCTCGATAAGGCGGGCGATCAGTTCCTTGAGACTCATCGGTAGGCTTTCCCCTAAACGCCGGGGCCGCCGCAGAGCGTGAGGAAATTTTGAAGCAGTGGACGCCCCAGGGGCGACAGGATCGATTCGGGATGGAATTGAACACCCCACAGTTCCCATTCCCGGTGCCGGATCCCCATAATTTCCCCTTCTGCGGTCCAGGCGCAGATTTCAAAGATCTCGGGAAGCGTCTCTCTTTCGAGGATCAGGGAATGATAACGTGTCGCTTGAAGCGGATTTTCGAGCCCCGAAAAAAGACCGCGGGCATTGTGGATGATCATGGAGGTTTTTCCGTGCATGAGGCGCGCGGCGCGCACGACTTTGGCGCCGTAAACATATCCCAAACATTGATGTCCCAGACAAACCCCTAAAATCGGTATCTCAGGCCCCAGGACCCGGATGATTTCATTTGAGCTTTCCGTTTTCTCCGGGCTCTTGGGGCCGGGCGAAATCACAATCCCCACCGGATTCAGCCGGCGCAGCTCCGCCGCCGTGATGGCGTCATTCCGCCAAACAACCGGTTCAGCGCCCAGATCACCGAGAAGCTGTACAATGTTATATGTAAAAGAATCGTAATTATCGATCACGGCGATCACGACGATGATCCTCCCGGGCTATCTTTAGAGGTTTGAATTCGCGGCAGGCCGAGCGGCGCCGGTTCAAAGTCCCGAAGACCTTTATGACTCAATTCGAGGGCGCGGACCAGGGCGCTCCCCTTTCGCAAGGTTTCATGATATTCGAACTCGGGATCGGAATCGGCGACGATGCCCGCCCCGACACCGACATAGGCGGTTCCACGCGCCGCCGCCATGGTCCGTATGGCGATCGCCATATCCATATTGCCGCGGTAATCAAGATAGCCGACAGCCCCGGCATAGATCCCCCGGCGCATCGGCTCCATCTCTTCGATGATCTCCATCGCCCTGATTTTCGGGGCGCCGGTCACCGTGCCGGCGGGGAAGGTCGCCCGCAGAACATCCATGGGACGGGTATTCGGCCGCAATTTTCCCCGGACATTTGAGACAAGGTGCATCACATGGGAATAGCGTTCGACCGACATGAGTTCATCGGTCTCCACCGTCCCATAACGGCAGATGCGGCCCAAATCATTCCGGGCGAGATCGACCAGCATGACATGCTCGGCCTTCTCTTTCTCATTGGCCAGTAGTTCCTCTTCCAATATCCGGTCGGAGACTTCATCCAGGCCCCGGGCGCGCGTTCCGGCAATCGGACGGGATTGAACAATATCATCCTCACGGCGAACGAGGACTTCCGGGGAGGATCCCACGATCTCCAACTCCCCCACCCGCAGGTAATACATATAAGGACTCGGGTTCACCACCCGCAGGGCCCTGTAGACGTCAAAGGCGGGAACCTCGAGACGGGTTTCCAGCCGGTGGGAAAGAACAACCTGTATCACATCACCGCCGCGGATCCAGGAGCGGATCTTCTCAACGCCCTGTTGATAAACCCCGGGCGACATCCCGCTGATGACGCCGGGAACCGGCTTGCCGGAGACCGGCGACTCGGGCGGCGGGGGTTGTGACAACTGCCTGAGAATCTCCTCGGTTTCCTCAAGAGCTTTGTCATAGGCGGCCCCCGGGTTCGCCTCGGGACGGGCGTTATGTACAATCTGAACCGTTTGTGTCAGGCGGTCAAAAACGAGAACCGATTCAAAAAAGACAAAACCGAGATCGGGAAATTTCAAATCGTCCACCGCCAGCACCGGGAGTTTCTCCATCTGACGGATCATGTCATAGCCGATGAATCCAACGGCGCCTCCGGCCATCCGCGGCAGACCGGGCAGCGGGGCGGCGCCATGGCGCTCAACTAGTTGTTGGAGGAGCTCCAGCGGATCGCCCTCGGACGGGACCGGTCCATGCGTCGAGCCCTCAGCCTGAAGCTTGCGGCCCCAGGCTCTGAGCGTGAGGCTCGGCCGCAGTCCCAGCACAGAATAACGTCCCCACTTCTCCCCCCCCTCCAGGCTTTCGAGGAGGGCGGCGGTTCCATCAGGCGCCAGTTTTCTGAAGGCGGACACGGGTGTCTCCTGATCGGCCACAACTTCGCGAACGACGGGAACCACAGGATGCCGGCGGGCCAGATTATGAAACTCGGATCGCGAAGGCCTGATCATGAACCCTCCTCCCTTGCACATTCCAACAACTCCCGGGCATGCTCCCGGGCCTTACGGCTGCCACCGGCTCCTGCCAGCATTCTGGCGATCTCCTCGACCCGCTGCTCGCCGTTGAGATCGTTCACGCCGGCCACCGTTCTTCCCCCCTGCGTCACTTTTCCCACATGAAAATGGCGGTCCGCCCGGCTGGCCAATGATGCTAGATGGGTCACCAGGAGAACCTGCCGGTGCGCCGAGAGATCCCGAAGCTTGCCCGCCACCTTCCGCGCCGTCTCCCCGCCGATTCCCATATCAACCTCATCAAAAATTGAGATATTCGGCGGTATTTGATCCATCTGAAGCGATAGAAGCGCCAGATGCAGCCGGGATAACTCTCCATGGCTGACGACCTGCTGAAAGGGGCGCCACCCCTCCCCAGGATTCGTTTCCACCTCACCGATCACCCGGTCCAACCCTATCGGCGATCCCATAACCGATTCCATCGCCGATTCGATACCGTCCGGGATCCCGGTCGCCGCCGGTCCTTTCCATTGGATCTCAAGGCGAAAACCGGAGGGATTCCAACCTACATCACCCAAGTGGGGCGAGAGCGCCTTTTCCATGGCCTCGGCCGCCTTGAGGCGCTGCGCATGAAGCTTCTTCGCCGCCTTGATGTACCGTGAAGCTTCCCACTCCTCTTTCGCTTGGAGGAGAGCGATCTGCTCACGGCCGGTGGCCAGCAGGTCGAGGTCCTCCATCATAGCATCCTTCTTCTCTAGGATCTCCGCCCAACTCATCTTGTACTTTTTCTCGAGCCGCTCCACCAGGTCGAGCTGTTCCTGCCGGGCGTCGAGATCCGTCTCGTCGAGCGGGCCTTCGAACTCCTTTGCAAGATTCCTGATCTTGCGGCTGACAGAGCGGGCGGCGTCCCGCAGACTTTTCAGCGCATCATTGATTTCATTCAGGAAGGGCTCGCCGGCGGAATGGGTCCGGCTCGAAAGAGCCTGATTGAGGTTTTCCAAGATATCCAACACCGAGCCGTCCCCGCCTTCGAGACTCTGATCGATGAGGTTTAACAATTCGCCCCGGCTCCTTTCGTTTCGCGCTATCTCAAGCCGGCGGCCCAGGCTTTCCCGCTCATCGACTTTCAATCCCGCCGCATGAATTTCATCGACCCGGAAACGGTACCAATCCTCCTGCCGGGCGATCTCTTCAAGCCGGCTCTCGAGTCGGCCCCGCTCCGTCCTCAAGGCGGCCCAGGCCCCGGCGGCATCGGCCACCTTTTCAAGGAGTTTGTGCAACCGGCCGAAGAGGTCGAGGCGCTGCCGGAGCGCCTCATCCTTTAACAATCTCTGATGCTCCCAAGGACCGTGAATTTCGGCCAGACACTCCCCCAACCGCGACAGCTGCCCCACCAGAAGAGAGCGGTTGTTGACCGTGCAACGGCTCCCCCCATCCCTGTGGATTTCCCGATGAATGATCAGTTGATCCTTCTCCTCCGGAAAGCCCCACTCTGTCAGAAGATTCAGAATCGCGGGGTCCTTTTCGATACGAAAAGAGCCTTCGACCCGCAGCCGCTCACATCCCTTCCGGATCAGGTTCTGCGAGCCGCGGCCTCCCAGCAGAAGCGCCACCGCCTCCAGCAGAATTGACTTTCCGGTTCCCGTTTCGCCGGTCAGGATATTGAGACCCGGCGAAAGGGTCAGCCGGGCTTCCGGGAGAATGACGAGATTCTCGATCACCAATTCTTCAAGCCAGGGCGCGGGTCGCCGCCGGCGAACGGCGGCGCTTGTTTCGTCGGCTTTTGGAGACACTAGCCTCCCCACTTTAATTTAGCCCTCAGCACCTCGTAGAAGGGGCGGCGGCGCAATTGCAAAAAGTAAATCGGCTGCTCGGCGCGACGGATTTGCAGCCGGTCTTGTGGGGACAACTCTATCACGAGTTGCCCGTCAACCGCCAGTTCGACTCTGGCTTCCGGAGGATCGAAGGCCACCTCGATTGTTTGACTGGCAGGGAAAATAAGGGGCCGGATGGCCAAGGTATGCGGACAGATCGGCGTCGCGATCAAGCACTGCAGCGTCGGCTCGACAATCGGACCTCCCGCTGAGAGCGAGTAGGCGGTGGAACCTGTCGGCGTCGAAATGATCAACCCATCGGCCTTGAAACTGCTGAGCACCGCTCCGGCGATTTTTGTATTGAGTTGAAGGGCGCGGAAATTGGCTTCCCGGACAACGGCGTCATTCAAGGCGTACAGCACGGTCCGATTCCGGCCCTTGCCCGACTTGAGGGTGATCTTCAGCATCATCCGGCGCTCCAGATGGCATTTCCCCTCGAGTACGGCATCCAGGGCCTCGTACATCGACCCGTCGGAGACATCGGTCAGAAAACCAAGATCGCCGAAATTGACGCCCAGCAGCGGCACTTTACGCGGATAGACGAGACGGGCCGCCGAGAGAAGGGTTCCATCACCACCCAGGACAACCATGAAATCAATATGAGCGGGCAGGTCGGCCGGGGGTACGGCATGGGTCGCGGTAGGATAAGATGAGAGCAACCGGTCACTGATATAGGTTTCATGCCCGCGCTTATGGATAAAACGGATGACCGATTCCATAACGCGCCGGCAATCATCCTTGGAGAGGTTGGGATAGATCCCGACACGTTGTGGTTTGTTGTTCTTTGTCTTTTTCAAAAGATCCCCCGCTCCATACGAACCGTCCAACCCGGCACACGGCGGGCGGCCTTGAGGACCAATCCCCTATAGACCTCACCCCAGGATCCCAGATCCGAGGTCTGATTGACAGCCATGCGCATCATTCTCCGCAGATGCTCATAGGTCTTTTCCTGTCCGAGGATCCGCGGATAGGTCGCCTTTTGATGTTTCAGATCGGTTCCCCTCGGACGGCCGAGGGTCGCGAAATCACCCTCCAGATTGAGGAGATCATCCGCCACCTGGAAGGCCAAACCGAACGATTCACCAAAGGCAGAGACGGTGTGGATTTGGGCCGGTGTCGCCTTCGCCAGCAAGGCGCCCAATTGTAGACATCCGACAAACAGGGCGGCGGTTTTCCGTGCATGTATCGTCGCCAAAACGCGCGGAGAGATCTCTTTCCCCTCCGATTCGAGATCGAGGGTTTGGCCGCCGATGACACCGGTCGTTCCGATCGCCGCGGCCACCGCTTCCACAATCGGGCCGCCAAGGGAAGCCGCTCCAATAGAACCAAGGGTTTGAAAAGCTTGAACCAGGAGGGCATCGCCGGCAAGGACCGCCTTCGCTTCACCAAAGGCGCGATGGCAGCTCGGCCGGCCTCGCCGGAAATCATCATCATCCATACAGGGGAGATCATCGTGCACCAGGCTGAAGGCATGGATCAGCTCGACCGTCCCCGCCGCCTGGTAGATCTTTGGATGGCGGCCCCCAAACGTCCGATGGGCCATGAGGACCATGAGCGGGCGCAGCCGCTTCCCACCGGGGAAAATCATATAGTGCATGGCCCGGTGAATATCCTGCGGGGCGGTTGTCTGTCGGGGCAGAATCGACCGGAGGGCCGTCTCGATTTTGGGCTTCTCTCGCAATAGAACCCGGTCAAAGGCCTTAATGGCCCTGCCAGCGGGATCCGCGACCCCCTTTTTAGAACGTTCCATCATCCTCAGCCGGCTCCTTTGATGCCTGTCTCCGACCCGCACGGGCTGGTTCTTTAATTGTCCTCCAGAGGAGCGGATGCCGTCTCCCATCCCTCATCCGTTTTCACCAGCTCTTCAATACGGGATTGGGCCTCTCCAAGCCGCGCCATCGAATGCCGGACCAGCTGCCGGCCTTCTTCATAGAGACGGATGGAATCTTCCAGGCCTTGCTCCCCTTCCTCAAGCTCTTTCACAATCTGTTCCAATCGAGACAGGGATTCCTCGAAGCTGAGTTTGTCGAGCTTCAGGTCCCCGGATGCCTCACTCTTCTTTTTAACCATCGGCTTCTCTCCTTTGACTCCTTCGGACCCGCGGCTTTGAGCCTTCCTTCACCATACTCACCCCGGTCTTATCCGTTCCCTCCGACCGCGCCCTCAGCCGGCCGGCGGCAAGGATGAGGGACAACGCCATCCCCTCCGGCGCATCGCTAGGGTCCCGGACAATCCGGCCCTCCGGATTTAAAGTGATGCTGAAACCTCGCCTCAGAACCTCTACGGGTCCAAGAGCTTCCATCTGCCGGTCCAGCATCTCGAGACGCTGCCTCGCTCTTTCCACCCTCCCGGCCGTCTGCTCCCTCAGCCGGCGGCCTTGTTCCGCCAACCGCTGGCGGCAAAGGCTCAGGAGCCGGATCGGCCGGGCGCTGTTAAGCCTTCGATCCATTTGATGAAGTCCTTCCGCCCGGCGGGAGAGCCTCGTCTTCAATCCCCGTGTCATTCTGAGGAATATCTCATCCAATCGCTGGCGGGTCTGATCCATTAAATCGAGGGGACGGCCCAGGGCGCGGCTGCGGGCCAGAGCCAAAACAGCCTTCTTGCGCATGGAGATCCCCGAGAGGAGGGCTCGATCAAGCCGGATGCGCGCATCGACGACCCACTCCCGCACCTCTTCCGCGACGGGAACAGCATGTTCTGCGGCGGCGGAAGGGGTCGGCGCGCGGTGATCGGCGACAAAATCAGAGATCGTCACATCGATCTCGTGCCCCACACCGGAGATAATAGGCGTATGGCAGCGGAAAATCGCACGGGCCACCACCTCCTCATTGAAAGCCCAGAGATCCTCCAGCGAACCCCCGCCCCGCCCTACAATGATCAGATCGGCTCCACCCCATTCATCCAAGGCTTCGATCGCCCCGGCGATCTTTTCCGCCGCACCTTCGCCTTGCACCGGGGCCGGACGGAGAACAAGGCGGATGGGGGGCCAGCGCCGGCGCAGGACCCGTATCATATCCTGGATCGCCGCACCGGTGGCCGAGGTGACCAGGCCGATTGTTTCGGGATAGACCGGCAGCGGTACCTTTCGATCGGAATCAAAAAGCCCTTCAGCCTGTAGCCGGTCCCGCATCTGGATGAAGGCCAGAGCCAGGTCCCCAAGCCCGGCCGGTTGAAGGGATTCCACCCGAAGTTGGAACTCACCCCGCGGCTCATAGACATTCAAGACGCCCGCAGCCACCACCTTCATGCCATCTTCCGGCGCGAAGGTCA
Protein-coding regions in this window:
- the trpD gene encoding anthranilate phosphoribosyltransferase: MSLKELIARLIEGEDLSRDEARSAMSAVMGGAATPGQIGALLVALRMKGETPQEIAGAALAMRDCVQKVTTDRKPLLDTCGTGGDGRGTVNISTAAALVAAGAGVAVAKHGNRSVSSRSGSADVLEALGVNLNLSSEALGHCLDEVGISFLFAPKLHTAMRHAIGPRRELGVRTIFNILGPLTNPAGAGYQVLGVYSPELALPLARVLQHLGTERAIVFHGHGGLDELSLSGPNLLYEVRRGWKEPRLRSLDASQIGMPRVSMAELSGGTPTENAAWLQALLEGKVTGGARETVVLNAAAALVTIGHAARMTEGIEQARESLDSSEALKKLNHLKEFSRGFQG
- a CDS encoding aminodeoxychorismate/anthranilate synthase component II; this encodes MIAVIDNYDSFTYNIVQLLGDLGAEPVVWRNDAITAAELRRLNPVGIVISPGPKSPEKTESSNEIIRVLGPEIPILGVCLGHQCLGYVYGAKVVRAARLMHGKTSMIIHNARGLFSGLENPLQATRYHSLILERETLPEIFEICAWTAEGEIMGIRHREWELWGVQFHPESILSPLGRPLLQNFLTLCGGPGV
- the trpE gene encoding anthranilate synthase component I — encoded protein: MIRPSRSEFHNLARRHPVVPVVREVVADQETPVSAFRKLAPDGTAALLESLEGGEKWGRYSVLGLRPSLTLRAWGRKLQAEGSTHGPVPSEGDPLELLQQLVERHGAAPLPGLPRMAGGAVGFIGYDMIRQMEKLPVLAVDDLKFPDLGFVFFESVLVFDRLTQTVQIVHNARPEANPGAAYDKALEETEEILRQLSQPPPPESPVSGKPVPGVISGMSPGVYQQGVEKIRSWIRGGDVIQVVLSHRLETRLEVPAFDVYRALRVVNPSPYMYYLRVGELEIVGSSPEVLVRREDDIVQSRPIAGTRARGLDEVSDRILEEELLANEKEKAEHVMLVDLARNDLGRICRYGTVETDELMSVERYSHVMHLVSNVRGKLRPNTRPMDVLRATFPAGTVTGAPKIRAMEIIEEMEPMRRGIYAGAVGYLDYRGNMDMAIAIRTMAAARGTAYVGVGAGIVADSDPEFEYHETLRKGSALVRALELSHKGLRDFEPAPLGLPRIQTSKDSPGGSSS
- a CDS encoding AAA family ATPase, with product MSPKADETSAAVRRRRPAPWLEELVIENLVILPEARLTLSPGLNILTGETGTGKSILLEAVALLLGGRGSQNLIRKGCERLRVEGSFRIEKDPAILNLLTEWGFPEEKDQLIIHREIHRDGGSRCTVNNRSLLVGQLSRLGECLAEIHGPWEHQRLLKDEALRQRLDLFGRLHKLLEKVADAAGAWAALRTERGRLESRLEEIARQEDWYRFRVDEIHAAGLKVDERESLGRRLEIARNERSRGELLNLIDQSLEGGDGSVLDILENLNQALSSRTHSAGEPFLNEINDALKSLRDAARSVSRKIRNLAKEFEGPLDETDLDARQEQLDLVERLEKKYKMSWAEILEKKDAMMEDLDLLATGREQIALLQAKEEWEASRYIKAAKKLHAQRLKAAEAMEKALSPHLGDVGWNPSGFRLEIQWKGPAATGIPDGIESAMESVMGSPIGLDRVIGEVETNPGEGWRPFQQVVSHGELSRLHLALLSLQMDQIPPNISIFDEVDMGIGGETARKVAGKLRDLSAHRQVLLVTHLASLASRADRHFHVGKVTQGGRTVAGVNDLNGEQRVEEIARMLAGAGGSRKAREHARELLECAREEGS
- a CDS encoding NAD(+)/NADH kinase; this encodes MKKTKNNKPQRVGIYPNLSKDDCRRVMESVIRFIHKRGHETYISDRLLSSYPTATHAVPPADLPAHIDFMVVLGGDGTLLSAARLVYPRKVPLLGVNFGDLGFLTDVSDGSMYEALDAVLEGKCHLERRMMLKITLKSGKGRNRTVLYALNDAVVREANFRALQLNTKIAGAVLSSFKADGLIISTPTGSTAYSLSAGGPIVEPTLQCLIATPICPHTLAIRPLIFPASQTIEVAFDPPEARVELAVDGQLVIELSPQDRLQIRRAEQPIYFLQLRRRPFYEVLRAKLKWGG
- a CDS encoding polyprenyl synthetase family protein gives rise to the protein MMERSKKGVADPAGRAIKAFDRVLLREKPKIETALRSILPRQTTAPQDIHRAMHYMIFPGGKRLRPLMVLMAHRTFGGRHPKIYQAAGTVELIHAFSLVHDDLPCMDDDDFRRGRPSCHRAFGEAKAVLAGDALLVQAFQTLGSIGAASLGGPIVEAVAAAIGTTGVIGGQTLDLESEGKEISPRVLATIHARKTAALFVGCLQLGALLAKATPAQIHTVSAFGESFGLAFQVADDLLNLEGDFATLGRPRGTDLKHQKATYPRILGQEKTYEHLRRMMRMAVNQTSDLGSWGEVYRGLVLKAARRVPGWTVRMERGIF
- the xseB gene encoding exodeoxyribonuclease VII small subunit codes for the protein MVKKKSEASGDLKLDKLSFEESLSRLEQIVKELEEGEQGLEDSIRLYEEGRQLVRHSMARLGEAQSRIEELVKTDEGWETASAPLEDN
- the xseA gene encoding exodeoxyribonuclease VII large subunit, with the translated sequence MTRLPSADPAGRRVYSVSDVTGMVRRALEEGIPPLMVEGEISNLRRPVSGHFYFTLKDARSQLRCVLFRGFSVGLTFAPEDGMKVVAAGVLNVYEPRGEFQLRVESLQPAGLGDLALAFIQMRDRLQAEGLFDSDRKVPLPVYPETIGLVTSATGAAIQDMIRVLRRRWPPIRLVLRPAPVQGEGAAEKIAGAIEALDEWGGADLIIVGRGGGSLEDLWAFNEEVVARAIFRCHTPIISGVGHEIDVTISDFVADHRAPTPSAAAEHAVPVAEEVREWVVDARIRLDRALLSGISMRKKAVLALARSRALGRPLDLMDQTRQRLDEIFLRMTRGLKTRLSRRAEGLHQMDRRLNSARPIRLLSLCRQRLAEQGRRLREQTAGRVERARQRLEMLDRQMEALGPVEVLRRGFSITLNPEGRIVRDPSDAPEGMALSLILAAGRLRARSEGTDKTGVSMVKEGSKPRVRRSQRREADG